In Bradyrhizobium guangxiense, the following are encoded in one genomic region:
- a CDS encoding ABC transporter ATP-binding protein, producing the protein MSYFRAENLSLHFGGLKAVDAVSFAVEKGEILSIIGPNGAGKSSIFNLISRIYRPTSGRIFFEDQDITEEPPYDIAKLGIARTFQNIELFENATVLSNLLVGRHRHSTTQLWQELLFLPSVRANEKVHRRRVEQVIEFLDLEPYRDKLISGLPYGVRKVIELARALCTEPKLILLDEPSSGLNVEETDDMSFWIRDMKSELGVTVLMVEHDMSLVNRVSDRVIALNYGRVLAMGSPAEVQQHPDVVAAYLGA; encoded by the coding sequence ATGAGCTATTTCCGCGCCGAGAACCTGTCGCTGCACTTCGGAGGCCTCAAGGCGGTCGACGCGGTGTCCTTCGCGGTCGAGAAGGGCGAGATCCTGTCGATCATCGGGCCGAACGGCGCGGGCAAGAGCTCGATCTTCAACCTGATCTCGCGGATCTACCGGCCGACTTCCGGGCGCATCTTCTTCGAGGATCAGGACATCACGGAAGAGCCGCCCTATGACATCGCCAAGCTCGGCATCGCACGGACCTTCCAGAACATCGAACTGTTCGAGAATGCGACCGTGCTCTCCAATCTCCTGGTCGGCCGCCATCGGCATTCGACCACGCAGCTGTGGCAGGAGCTCTTGTTCCTGCCGAGCGTGCGGGCCAACGAGAAGGTACACCGCCGCAGGGTCGAACAGGTGATCGAATTCCTCGATCTCGAACCCTATCGCGATAAGCTGATCTCCGGCCTGCCTTACGGCGTGCGCAAGGTGATCGAGCTGGCGCGCGCATTGTGCACGGAGCCGAAGCTGATCCTGCTCGACGAGCCGTCCTCCGGGCTCAATGTCGAGGAGACCGACGACATGTCGTTCTGGATCCGCGACATGAAGAGCGAGCTCGGCGTCACCGTGCTGATGGTCGAGCACGACATGTCGCTGGTCAATCGCGTCTCGGACCGCGTCATCGCACTGAACTACGGAAGGGTGCTGGCGATGGGGTCGCCCGC
- a CDS encoding branched-chain amino acid ABC transporter permease: MRFLFKTDYEDDIKLFPHSGYLVSYGILLALLLIAPYVLSSYLMSQLVFVCIYATVGVALLILTGFTGQASLGHAAFLAIGAYTAAYLQKYNVPFPVYFLAAGVLTGIIGAMVGFPALRLTGIYLVIATISFALIVEEILARWESVTNGNEGMRVKTLSLLGVTVPRDSPTFYYLCLAVLVLTIVGTLNLLRSPTGRAFVAIRDSETAARSMGVNVALYKVKSFAISAAITGFAGVLFAHKLSFISPEMFTLQLSIEFIIVILIGGTFSLHGAVLGAIFIVMIDPFLTYLKDDMPGMIAGVASTFGAGPAAAGSIKSSVAAFASLNGLKGAIYGIIIVLFVLLEPLGLYGRWLKIKLFFQLFPLYKRATFKRQKIYVKSERNR; this comes from the coding sequence ATGCGCTTCCTGTTCAAGACCGACTACGAGGACGACATCAAGCTGTTCCCGCATTCGGGCTATCTGGTCTCGTACGGCATCCTGCTCGCGCTGCTGCTGATCGCGCCCTATGTGCTCTCCAGCTATCTGATGAGCCAGCTGGTCTTCGTCTGCATCTATGCGACCGTCGGCGTCGCGCTGCTGATCCTCACGGGCTTTACCGGCCAGGCCTCCCTCGGGCATGCCGCGTTCCTCGCCATCGGCGCCTACACGGCGGCGTATTTGCAGAAATACAATGTGCCGTTCCCGGTCTACTTCCTCGCCGCCGGCGTCTTGACCGGCATCATCGGCGCGATGGTCGGCTTTCCCGCCCTGCGGCTGACCGGCATCTACCTCGTCATCGCCACCATCTCCTTTGCCCTGATCGTCGAGGAGATCCTGGCGCGCTGGGAGAGCGTCACCAACGGCAACGAGGGCATGCGGGTCAAGACGCTGTCGCTGCTCGGCGTCACGGTGCCGCGCGACAGCCCGACCTTCTATTATCTCTGCCTTGCCGTGCTGGTGCTGACCATCGTCGGCACGCTCAATCTGCTGCGCTCGCCGACCGGACGGGCCTTCGTCGCGATCCGCGACAGCGAGACCGCGGCGCGCAGCATGGGCGTCAACGTGGCGCTCTACAAGGTGAAGTCCTTTGCGATCTCGGCGGCGATCACCGGCTTTGCCGGCGTGCTGTTCGCGCACAAGCTCTCCTTCATCTCGCCGGAGATGTTCACGCTGCAGCTCTCGATCGAGTTCATCATCGTGATCCTGATCGGCGGCACGTTCAGCCTGCACGGTGCGGTGCTGGGCGCGATCTTCATCGTGATGATCGATCCGTTCTTGACCTATCTGAAGGACGACATGCCCGGCATGATCGCCGGTGTCGCGTCGACCTTCGGTGCCGGCCCGGCCGCCGCAGGAAGCATCAAGTCGAGCGTCGCGGCCTTCGCTTCGCTCAACGGCCTCAAGGGCGCGATCTACGGCATCATCATCGTGCTGTTCGTGCTGTTGGAGCCGCTCGGGCTGTACGGCCGCTGGCTCAAGATCAAGCTCTTCTTCCAGCTGTTCCCGCTCTACAAGCGCGCCACCTTCAAGCGGCAGAAGATCTACGTGAAGTCGGAGCGGAATCGATGA
- a CDS encoding branched-chain amino acid ABC transporter permease: MLDFVQQLVSGVALGCVYGLIALGFVLVYKATEVVNFAQGDLMMLGGFFAFTFIGMMGLNYWVGFAGAVTAMALFGMLAERVVVRPILGYPQFSVIMATIGLGYFLRSIAGMIWGTDDLKIETPFSQGVLRIGSLVLAYDKLSVIAATMILCTLLWLFFNKTTLGTAMRASSENMLAAYYMGIPVKRVVSVVWAISAAVATCAGVLLAPITFIHSNVGLVLGLKAFPAAVLGGFGSIPGAVVGGVLIGVIESMAGFYLPEGWKDVAPYIVLLTVLLLKPEGLFGHHVRKKV; encoded by the coding sequence ATGCTGGATTTCGTTCAGCAGCTGGTCAGCGGTGTCGCGCTCGGCTGCGTCTACGGCCTGATCGCGCTCGGCTTCGTGCTCGTCTACAAGGCCACCGAGGTCGTCAATTTCGCCCAGGGCGATCTGATGATGCTCGGCGGCTTCTTCGCCTTCACCTTCATCGGCATGATGGGTCTGAACTACTGGGTCGGCTTTGCCGGCGCGGTGACCGCGATGGCGCTGTTCGGCATGCTGGCGGAACGCGTGGTGGTGCGGCCGATCCTCGGCTATCCGCAATTCTCCGTCATCATGGCGACCATCGGCCTCGGTTATTTCCTGCGCTCGATCGCCGGCATGATCTGGGGCACCGACGATCTGAAGATCGAGACGCCGTTCAGCCAGGGCGTGCTCCGCATCGGGTCGCTGGTGCTCGCCTACGACAAGCTGTCGGTGATCGCGGCGACGATGATCCTGTGCACACTGCTCTGGCTGTTCTTCAACAAGACCACGCTCGGCACTGCGATGCGCGCCAGCTCCGAGAACATGCTCGCCGCCTATTACATGGGCATTCCGGTCAAGCGCGTGGTGTCGGTCGTCTGGGCGATCAGCGCGGCGGTCGCGACCTGTGCCGGCGTGCTGCTGGCGCCGATCACCTTCATTCATTCCAATGTCGGTCTCGTGCTTGGCCTGAAGGCGTTTCCGGCCGCGGTGCTCGGCGGCTTCGGCTCGATCCCGGGCGCCGTGGTCGGAGGCGTTCTGATCGGCGTGATCGAGAGCATGGCCGGCTTCTACCTGCCCGAGGGCTGGAAGGACGTCGCGCCCTATATCGTGCTGCTCACCGTGTTGCTGCTGAAGCCCGAAGGCCTGTTCGGCCACCACGTCCGCAAGAAGGTCTGA